Proteins from a single region of Deltaproteobacteria bacterium:
- a CDS encoding 2-hydroxyacyl-CoA dehydratase, whose translation MNAKNSVISSKIDILYRDYGQRARELAKEGEKLIGYVCSFVPVEMITAAGCIPFRIRGDVHEPITKGDTLLETIVCPFIRSCFDLALKGRYDLLSGIAIPHGCDSMTRSYSTWSYGLELPYSYFINIPSVVKESSLEFFQEELKAFKKSLEDFVGHEITEEDLSGAVHLHNEYRDKVRRLYEFRKPDPPMITGLELTKVLTVGTSLPVEEANRLLDEVLAELEGREKPPTGKRPRILIDGACIDNVELVRILEESGANVVADAVCNGARDTFPRTDETTDPIAALAERYLVKINCPKTYRENKAGTFEGDIADRFGDIGKYAADYHVEGAVLFVYKYCDPFGFEVPARKVYYETIQVPMLYVEDLYSSGSIGQLKTRIQAFLEMIA comes from the coding sequence ATGAATGCCAAGAACAGCGTCATCTCATCGAAAATCGACATCCTTTACCGGGACTACGGGCAAAGGGCCCGGGAACTGGCGAAAGAGGGCGAAAAACTCATCGGTTACGTCTGCTCTTTCGTGCCGGTGGAAATGATCACGGCTGCAGGGTGCATCCCCTTCCGGATCCGTGGGGACGTCCATGAACCTATCACAAAGGGTGACACCTTGCTCGAGACCATCGTATGCCCCTTCATCCGGAGTTGCTTCGACCTCGCACTGAAGGGAAGGTACGACCTCCTCTCGGGAATCGCCATCCCCCACGGGTGTGACAGCATGACAAGGAGTTACAGCACCTGGAGCTACGGTCTTGAACTTCCTTACTCTTATTTCATCAATATTCCTTCGGTTGTAAAAGAATCCAGCCTTGAATTTTTCCAAGAGGAACTCAAGGCTTTCAAAAAAAGTCTGGAGGACTTCGTTGGACACGAGATCACGGAGGAGGACCTCTCGGGAGCCGTGCATCTTCACAATGAATACAGGGACAAGGTCAGGCGTCTCTACGAGTTCAGAAAACCGGATCCCCCCATGATCACCGGCCTGGAACTGACGAAGGTCCTGACCGTTGGGACGAGCCTCCCGGTCGAGGAGGCTAATCGCCTACTGGACGAAGTGCTCGCGGAACTTGAAGGGAGAGAAAAACCTCCCACAGGGAAGAGGCCTAGAATTCTTATTGATGGGGCCTGCATCGACAACGTTGAGCTGGTGAGGATCCTGGAGGAAAGCGGCGCCAATGTAGTGGCGGACGCCGTCTGCAATGGAGCCCGGGATACCTTCCCCCGTACCGACGAAACCACCGACCCCATCGCGGCCCTGGCTGAACGTTACCTGGTCAAGATCAACTGCCCCAAGACTTACAGAGAAAACAAGGCGGGTACCTTTGAAGGAGACATCGCGGACCGCTTCGGTGATATCGGCAAGTATGCCGCGGATTACCACGTGGAGGGGGCCGTCTTGTTCGTTTACAAGTACTGCGATCCCTTCGGCTTCGAGGTGCCGGCAAGAAAAGTCTACTACGAAACCATCCAGGTCCCGATGCTTTACGTTGAAGACCTTTACAGCTCAGGCAGCATAGGCCAACTTAAGACCCGGATCCAGGCATTTCTAGAAATGATCGCTTGA
- a CDS encoding 2-hydroxyacyl-CoA dehydratase → MAEEQQKKKHKKRRTATKAAASIGPMVKEFIAGTIRAREEGTHKLAYTFIVCCHEEILYALDVLPVWTENFAGVCGAKRDAERFLQRAESLGFSRSLCTYALCGLGFDQWREELGEMPPDAPWGGQARPDFMISSGQILCDPRSKWYQAAQQFMPDVPIYNIDLPYPLFDPKRDHREVWGYYHKYIVKELRGLIAFVEEQTGKKMDYDRLKELVELSDKTWNLIEETYDLRAAVPCPMGTGDAMNTMVPLCFKMATQEAYDFFLNLREELKEKIAKGEGEVPEEKYRLMWGGGLPAWYALSDFNYFNSKGASFPVETTYRMVAPIHEMDIPETDDPVEHLAWRWLGYWTFWYDKARKRPGSEPDVERLIEYIERYKIDGVVMHEAFSCRTWHVGLIWQLHQLAKIYKPIPVLMLGEDGKEKPGKREIPSLILESDIIDITSYSEVDTRNKIDAFIETLESIKKSRIG, encoded by the coding sequence ATGGCTGAAGAACAACAGAAAAAGAAACACAAAAAGAGGAGGACCGCCACCAAGGCGGCGGCCTCCATCGGCCCCATGGTGAAGGAATTCATCGCCGGCACGATCCGGGCAAGGGAAGAGGGAACCCACAAACTCGCCTATACCTTCATCGTTTGTTGCCACGAAGAGATTCTTTACGCCCTGGACGTCCTGCCTGTCTGGACGGAGAACTTTGCGGGCGTATGCGGTGCCAAGAGGGATGCGGAGCGGTTCCTCCAACGAGCGGAATCCTTGGGCTTTTCCCGCTCTCTTTGCACATATGCCCTTTGCGGTCTCGGTTTCGACCAGTGGCGGGAGGAACTGGGGGAGATGCCCCCGGATGCCCCTTGGGGCGGACAGGCGAGACCCGATTTCATGATATCCAGCGGACAGATCCTCTGTGATCCCCGCTCCAAATGGTATCAGGCGGCGCAGCAATTCATGCCGGATGTGCCCATCTACAACATCGATCTCCCTTATCCTCTTTTCGACCCGAAGAGAGATCACCGGGAGGTCTGGGGTTATTATCATAAGTATATTGTTAAGGAACTCCGGGGCCTGATCGCCTTCGTGGAGGAGCAAACCGGCAAAAAGATGGACTATGATCGGTTGAAAGAGCTTGTCGAGCTGAGCGACAAGACCTGGAACCTGATCGAAGAGACCTACGACCTGCGGGCAGCCGTACCTTGTCCAATGGGAACCGGGGACGCCATGAATACGATGGTCCCCCTGTGCTTCAAGATGGCCACCCAGGAGGCCTACGACTTCTTCCTCAATCTCAGGGAAGAACTAAAAGAGAAGATCGCAAAGGGCGAAGGAGAGGTCCCCGAGGAGAAGTACAGGCTGATGTGGGGAGGAGGTCTCCCGGCATGGTACGCCCTCAGTGACTTCAACTATTTCAACAGCAAGGGCGCATCCTTCCCCGTGGAGACCACCTATCGGATGGTGGCGCCCATCCACGAGATGGATATCCCCGAGACCGATGATCCCGTGGAACACCTGGCCTGGCGTTGGCTCGGTTACTGGACCTTCTGGTATGACAAGGCCAGGAAGCGACCCGGAAGCGAACCCGACGTGGAGCGCCTCATCGAATACATTGAGCGTTACAAAATCGACGGGGTCGTCATGCACGAGGCCTTCTCTTGCAGGACGTGGCACGTGGGGCTCATTTGGCAGCTCCATCAACTGGCCAAAATATACAAACCCATTCCCGTGCTGATGCTCGGGGAAGACGGGAAGGAGAAGCCGGGGAAGAGGGAGATCCCTTCCCTGATCCTGGAAAGCGACATTATCGACATCACCTCTTATTCCGAGGTGGACACGAGAAACAAGATCGACGCCTTCATTGAAACCCTGGAATCCATCAAGAAAAGCCGGATCGGGTGA